One region of Zingiber officinale cultivar Zhangliang chromosome 7B, Zo_v1.1, whole genome shotgun sequence genomic DNA includes:
- the LOC122004308 gene encoding RNA demethylase ALKBH9B-like — translation MEDDDLFLQQFDPKYLEIVAEFLTKWLPFLTRSLYDGCSATNARLLSSLGWCSSLGFAAKADADASRSTSTKDQASYASASFAAPFPDAQPTGYDPDLTSSPESPQIRMCWADMAQEDKLKEAKAEEEKMEESRRTSIEGAARVKREIAKKETGLSREQREELHFMNVVRKKDFICLERVNDKIDNILNVLGLHTRVFSTPSKKELWIWSMSCKRKGRIMSWEVSTA, via the exons ATGGAGGACGACGATTTATTCCTCCAACAGTTCGATCCAAAATACTTGGAGATCGTAGCCGAGTTCCTCACCAAATGGCTTCCCTTCCTCACCCGATCCCTCTATGATGGCTGCTCCGCCACT AATGCTAGATTACTTAGTTCGCTGGGATGGTGCTCTTCTTTAGGGTTTGCTGCCAAAGCCGACGCAGATGCCTCCAGGTCCACTTCCACGAAGGATCAGGCATCTTATGCCTCTGCTAGCTTTGCTGCCCCCTTTCCCGATGCCCAACCAACTGGGTATGACCCGGATCTGACCTCTTCGCCAGAGTCCCCTCAAATCCGGATGTGTTGGGCCGACATGGCTCAAGAAGACAAGCTCAAGGAGGCTAAGGCGGAGGAGGAAAAGATGGAGGAGTCAAGGAGAACTTCGATTGAGGGAGCAGCAAGAGTTAAAAGGGAGATTGCGAAGAAGGAGACGGGATTGTCAAGGGAGCAGAGGGAAGAACTACACTTTATGAATGTTGTCAGGAAGAAGGATTTCATATGCCTAGAGAGGGTCAATGACAAGATCGATAATATCCTCAATGTCCTCGGGCTGCATACTAGAGTATTCAGCACACCGAGCAAAAAAGAATTGTGGATCTGGTCTATGAGCTGCAAGAGAAAGGGAAGAATCATGAGTTGGGAGGTGAGTACAGCATAA